A single window of Vigna radiata var. radiata cultivar VC1973A chromosome 4, Vradiata_ver6, whole genome shotgun sequence DNA harbors:
- the LOC106758293 gene encoding dehydration-responsive element-binding protein 1F-like, with product MINNDDYSFSSSPSSTSSPSDNSSFRSHKRKAGRRKFRETRHPVYRGVRQRNGDRWVCEVREPNTKSRIWLGTYSAPEMAARAHDVAALALKGTSAAFNFPDSVSLLPVAKSSSAADIRAAAAQVSELFLPTNPSSSSFTRVEIETNPCSVEGVVDFAKESKESVFFDEEAIYNMPGLLDSMAEGLLITPPSMKRFDWDEVDCETDLTLWTY from the coding sequence ATGATCAACAATGATGACTACTCTTTCTCTTCATCACCATCATCCACTTCTTCTCCATCGGATAATTCATCATTCCGTTCTCACAAGAGGAAAGCTGGGAGAAGAAAGTTTAGAGAAACACGGCATCCAGTGTATAGAGGAGTTCGTCAGAGAAACGGTGACAGATGGGTATGTGAAGTTCGTGAACCCAACACCAAATCAAGGATATGGCTCGGAACATACTCTGCACCAGAAATGGCAGCTAGGGCACATGACGTGGCTGCCCTAGCACTTAAGGGCACCTCTGCAGCATTCAATTTCCCTGATTCGGTTTCTCTTCTTCCAGTTGCAAAGTCATCTTCAGCTGCAGATATTAGAGCGGCTGCAGCACAAGTTTCCGAGCTTTTTTTACCGACCAACCCTTCTTCTTCGTCCTTTACAAGGGTTGAAATTGAAACTAACCCTTGTTCGGTGGAGGGTGTTGTTGATTTTGCCAAGGAGTCCAAGGAATCAGTGTTTTTTGACGAAGAGGCGATTTATAACATGCCAGGTTTGTTAGATAGCATGGCAGAGGGTCTTCTCATTACTCCACCTTCTATGAAGAGATTTGATTGGGACGAGGTTGATTGTGAAACAGACCTCACTCTCTGGACATATTAA